One region of Chlorobiota bacterium genomic DNA includes:
- a CDS encoding ion transporter has product MNRTPENRLRRVRGYIYDLLLSPSIETRTEYWVRVFIAVLIFINVVAVILETVQEIHAALYPLFYAIEVFSISIFSVEYLLRLWAIVEEPKYRHPVWGRVRYFFSFFALIDLLAIVPFFLPQLISTDLLIVRALRLFRLIRVLKLGRYSHSFAMMGRVLRSKREEMISSIFVLLVILVLSSSMMYFIEHEAQPKAFPNIPAALWWGVATLTTIGYGDIYPITALGKFFAAISAILSVGIVALPSGIIVTGFIEEMQNRNVKKSPQSLPPTCPHCGKILEQ; this is encoded by the coding sequence ATGAACAGAACTCCAGAAAACAGGCTCCGCCGCGTGCGGGGCTATATCTACGACCTGCTGCTAAGCCCAAGCATCGAGACGCGGACAGAGTACTGGGTTCGCGTCTTCATCGCGGTGCTGATTTTCATCAACGTCGTTGCGGTGATTCTTGAGACGGTGCAGGAAATCCATGCCGCGCTTTATCCCCTTTTTTACGCCATCGAAGTCTTCTCCATCTCCATTTTTTCGGTGGAGTATCTGCTGCGGTTGTGGGCCATTGTGGAGGAGCCAAAGTACCGGCATCCGGTGTGGGGAAGGGTGCGCTATTTCTTCAGTTTTTTTGCCCTGATTGATCTGCTGGCAATCGTCCCGTTCTTCCTTCCGCAGCTTATTTCTACTGACCTTTTGATCGTCCGCGCTTTGCGGCTGTTCCGGTTGATCCGTGTGCTGAAACTGGGGCGATATTCCCACAGCTTCGCGATGATGGGAAGGGTGCTGCGAAGCAAACGGGAGGAGATGATTTCATCCATTTTTGTGCTGCTGGTGATCTTGGTGCTCTCCTCCTCGATGATGTATTTCATCGAGCACGAGGCGCAGCCCAAAGCGTTCCCGAATATCCCCGCCGCGCTGTGGTGGGGCGTTGCAACGCTGACCACAATCGGCTACGGCGACATCTATCCAATCACTGCGCTCGGGAAGTTTTTTGCGGCCATCAGTGCCATTCTTAGCGTTGGCATCGTGGCGCTTCCGTCGGGGATTATTGTCACCGGATTTATTGAAGAGATGCAGAACCGGAACGTGAAGAAATCGCCCCAATCGCTTCCCCCCACCTGCCCACATTGCGGGAAAATTCTTGAGCAGTGA